One window of Chloroflexus aggregans DSM 9485 genomic DNA carries:
- a CDS encoding FmdE family protein → MSVDERFDTTSLQWLVAPEPLAEFLRRSSAMHRHLCPRQVLGARMGMYAGELLGLALPQTNKRLYVFVETDGCFADGVSVSTGCWLGRRTMRLIDEGKVAATFVDTQTGNAVRIAPHPNTRTLARQYAPDARSRWHAYLIAYQLMPVTDLLVAQPVTLTVDLKAIISRNGIRAVCNRCGEEIINGREVLRDGQALCRTCTGDRYYTVTSREA, encoded by the coding sequence GTGTCGGTTGATGAGCGGTTTGACACTACTTCATTACAATGGCTTGTCGCACCTGAACCGCTCGCCGAGTTCTTGCGCCGTTCATCGGCAATGCACCGTCACCTCTGCCCGCGGCAGGTGTTGGGGGCGCGAATGGGCATGTACGCCGGCGAGTTGTTGGGCTTGGCGCTGCCGCAAACTAACAAACGGCTGTACGTCTTTGTTGAGACTGACGGCTGTTTTGCTGATGGCGTAAGTGTTTCCACCGGCTGCTGGTTAGGGCGGCGAACCATGCGGCTGATCGACGAGGGGAAAGTCGCGGCTACGTTTGTTGATACCCAGACCGGCAACGCCGTGCGCATTGCACCACATCCTAACACGCGAACATTGGCCCGCCAATACGCACCTGATGCCCGTAGCCGTTGGCACGCCTACCTGATCGCGTACCAACTGATGCCAGTGACAGACCTGCTAGTCGCCCAACCGGTAACGTTAACCGTCGATCTGAAGGCGATCATTAGCCGTAACGGAATTCGCGCAGTGTGTAATCGTTGTGGGGAAGAAATTATTAACGGCCGCGAGGTACTACGCGATGGGCAGGCGTTATGCCGCACCTGCACCGGGGATCGATATTACACCGTGACAAGTAGGGAAGCATGA
- a CDS encoding molybdopterin-dependent oxidoreductase: MKRQHDTPTPTGSGISRRDFLKVSALLGGSAALAGCGPLASLSRGEPIDLPLVDAANSIQTVCLQCNTGCGLKVKLLDGVAAKLEGNPYSPWTMEPPLPYTTPISSIGSVDGALCPKGQAGIQTAYDPYRLTRVLKRKPGTPRGAGQWITIDFEQAITEIVEGGDLFGEGPVEGLRALYALKDAKLAKAMAAAVNNILAAKPEEKPALVEQFKRDFAEHLDALIDPDHPDLGPKNNQFAFIWGRLKNGRGDLVQRFVKSGFGSVNANGHTTVCQGSLYFTGKAMSEQFDPATGKFTGGQKFYWQADLGNAEFVLFAGTNHFEANYGPTPQSPRITQGVISNRMRYVVLDPRLSKLASKAWKWIPIKPGTDGAFAMGMIRWIIEQQRYNATFLAAANKAAAAAIGEPSWTNATWLVKIKDGTPGKFLRASDIGLTTVVETTDAEGKKTKQYVTTDGTIFAFDPFVALVNGAPTPIDPNNPEATPVMGDLLVNTEINGIQVKSSLQIIYEAASVHTIAEWAAIADVTEEDIIIVAREFTSHGTRAVADIHRGASQHTNGFYTNFAFYTLNALIGNFDHRGGLIKPTTYDRLGSKAKGPFLIEKMNNGANVPFGIDLLRTNTAYEKSTLFNGYPARRPWFPLATDVYQEDVPSMGDAYPYQIKVAMFYMSAINYALPAAQTVIEILADPKKIPLIITSDIMVGETSTYADYIFPDLSFLERWEFHGSHPSVPWKVENIRQPAMSLPHWPTVKVFGEEIPLSFEALVLAIAERLDLPGFGPNGFGEGIPFTRPEHLYLKMVANIAFGEKEDGSDGVPPADDDELDIFRQARRFLPPSVFDEAKWRAAVGDNEQLWRQTVYVLNRGGRYQAYEKGWKGHLAGNPYAKQINLYQEKTASTINSMTGEHLIGYPTYVPAGLAADGTPIVDEGYDLHLITYKEAMMAKARGIADYWLLSLMPENAILINRIDAERLGLRTGDRVRISSASNPEGVWDLQSGTRKPMIGKVKVIEGIRPGVIAFPLGWGHFASGAGEIVIDGVTIPADPRRAAGVHANAAMRVDPVLKNVTLSDLVGGSAVFYDSKVKLEKVG; encoded by the coding sequence ATGAAACGACAGCACGACACCCCAACGCCTACCGGCTCTGGTATCAGCCGGCGCGATTTCCTCAAAGTTTCGGCGTTGCTCGGCGGCAGCGCAGCTTTGGCCGGCTGTGGTCCGCTCGCTAGCCTCTCACGCGGCGAACCGATCGATCTGCCGCTGGTCGATGCCGCTAACTCGATCCAAACCGTTTGTTTGCAGTGCAATACCGGCTGTGGCCTCAAGGTCAAGTTGCTCGATGGTGTGGCCGCCAAACTTGAAGGTAACCCCTATAGCCCTTGGACAATGGAACCGCCCTTGCCCTACACGACCCCAATTAGCTCTATCGGGTCGGTTGATGGCGCACTCTGCCCGAAAGGACAGGCCGGTATCCAGACCGCCTACGATCCGTACCGGTTGACCCGCGTTCTCAAGCGCAAACCGGGAACACCACGCGGAGCCGGTCAATGGATTACGATTGACTTTGAGCAGGCAATCACCGAGATCGTCGAAGGCGGCGATCTGTTTGGCGAAGGGCCGGTCGAAGGGTTACGCGCACTGTATGCACTCAAAGATGCAAAGCTGGCCAAAGCGATGGCCGCCGCAGTGAACAATATTCTCGCCGCGAAGCCCGAAGAGAAGCCCGCACTGGTCGAGCAGTTCAAGCGTGACTTTGCCGAGCATCTCGATGCCTTGATCGACCCCGATCATCCTGATTTAGGGCCAAAGAATAACCAATTCGCCTTCATTTGGGGACGCCTGAAGAACGGACGTGGTGATTTGGTGCAGCGGTTCGTCAAGAGTGGCTTTGGCTCGGTCAATGCCAACGGCCATACTACCGTCTGCCAGGGTTCGCTCTACTTCACCGGTAAGGCCATGAGCGAACAGTTTGATCCGGCAACCGGTAAATTCACCGGTGGTCAAAAGTTCTACTGGCAAGCCGATTTGGGGAACGCTGAGTTTGTGCTCTTCGCCGGAACGAATCACTTTGAAGCCAATTATGGCCCGACGCCGCAATCACCTCGTATTACCCAAGGCGTGATTAGCAACCGCATGCGGTACGTCGTCCTTGACCCACGCCTGAGCAAGTTGGCGAGCAAAGCGTGGAAGTGGATCCCGATCAAGCCGGGTACTGACGGAGCCTTCGCGATGGGAATGATCCGCTGGATCATCGAGCAACAACGCTATAACGCCACTTTTCTCGCCGCTGCTAACAAAGCTGCCGCTGCTGCCATCGGCGAGCCGAGCTGGACGAACGCAACGTGGTTGGTCAAGATCAAAGACGGTACACCGGGCAAGTTCCTCCGCGCGAGTGACATCGGTTTGACAACCGTCGTCGAAACGACCGATGCCGAAGGGAAGAAGACGAAACAGTACGTCACTACCGATGGCACCATCTTCGCCTTTGATCCTTTCGTCGCACTAGTCAACGGTGCTCCAACCCCGATCGACCCGAACAACCCCGAAGCTACACCGGTGATGGGTGATCTGCTGGTGAATACCGAGATCAACGGTATTCAGGTCAAGAGTAGCTTGCAGATTATCTATGAAGCGGCCAGCGTGCATACGATCGCAGAGTGGGCAGCGATCGCCGATGTAACAGAGGAAGATATTATCATTGTCGCACGTGAATTCACCAGCCACGGCACCCGTGCCGTCGCCGACATCCACCGCGGCGCATCGCAACATACCAACGGCTTCTACACCAATTTCGCCTTCTACACCTTGAATGCACTCATCGGTAATTTTGACCATCGTGGTGGTCTGATCAAGCCTACCACCTATGACCGACTGGGGAGCAAGGCAAAAGGCCCATTCCTGATCGAAAAGATGAACAATGGCGCCAACGTGCCATTCGGCATTGACCTGCTGCGCACCAACACCGCTTACGAGAAATCGACGCTGTTTAACGGTTATCCGGCACGACGGCCATGGTTCCCACTCGCAACCGATGTCTATCAGGAAGATGTGCCCTCGATGGGTGACGCATACCCATACCAGATTAAGGTCGCAATGTTCTATATGTCGGCGATCAACTATGCACTGCCGGCAGCACAAACGGTGATCGAGATATTGGCCGATCCCAAGAAGATCCCGCTCATTATCACGAGTGATATTATGGTCGGTGAAACCAGCACCTACGCCGATTACATCTTTCCCGACTTGAGCTTCCTCGAACGCTGGGAATTCCACGGATCGCATCCGAGCGTGCCGTGGAAGGTAGAAAACATTCGCCAGCCGGCAATGAGCCTGCCTCACTGGCCGACCGTCAAGGTCTTCGGCGAAGAGATTCCGCTTAGCTTCGAGGCACTCGTACTCGCTATCGCCGAGCGGCTTGACCTGCCCGGCTTCGGGCCTAACGGCTTCGGTGAAGGTATTCCCTTTACCCGACCTGAACACCTCTATCTCAAAATGGTCGCAAATATCGCCTTTGGCGAGAAAGAGGACGGTAGCGACGGCGTCCCACCGGCTGATGATGACGAGCTGGACATTTTCCGACAAGCCCGTCGCTTCCTACCGCCAAGCGTGTTCGACGAAGCTAAGTGGCGCGCAGCAGTAGGAGACAACGAACAGCTCTGGCGACAAACCGTTTACGTCCTTAACCGTGGCGGACGCTATCAAGCTTACGAGAAGGGCTGGAAGGGTCATTTGGCAGGCAATCCATACGCCAAACAGATCAACCTCTACCAAGAAAAGACGGCGAGCACTATCAACTCGATGACCGGTGAACATCTGATCGGATATCCCACCTACGTTCCCGCCGGCCTAGCCGCCGACGGTACGCCGATTGTTGACGAAGGCTACGATCTGCACCTGATCACCTACAAAGAGGCAATGATGGCCAAGGCGCGTGGTATTGCAGACTACTGGCTGCTGTCGCTCATGCCAGAAAACGCTATCTTGATAAACCGCATCGATGCCGAACGGCTCGGTCTGCGCACCGGTGACCGTGTACGCATCAGCTCGGCTAGCAACCCTGAGGGTGTCTGGGATCTGCAGAGTGGCACGCGCAAGCCAATGATTGGCAAAGTGAAAGTGATCGAGGGCATCCGCCCCGGTGTGATCGCGTTCCCACTTGGCTGGGGTCATTTTGCCAGTGGCGCCGGTGAAATTGTGATTGATGGTGTCACCATTCCGGCAGATCCACGTCGTGCTGCCGGTGTGCATGCCAACGCCGCAATGCGGGTCGATCCGGTGCTAAAGAATGTGACGTTGAGCGATCTGGTCGGTGGGAGTGCAGTGTTCTATGACTCGAAGGTGAAACTCGAAAAGGTAGGCTAA
- the nrfD gene encoding NrfD/PsrC family molybdoenzyme membrane anchor subunit — MLKRLLYVAGFLGLLIGMWGLYDRFVYGHMNANYGSYVVWGLWVALYMFFAGIATGGFMLATLDLLFELPLFRGSGRIALWGSLVTLPAGLAAIGLDLGHMTRIWKVYLQPNFGSVMAQLVWGYTIFLIIVIVSLWLSFRPQPSRWLKPIMIVGLVLAIFLSGGIGALLGVNQNRVSWHVSNLPAQFPVFNLTSGVALMLIAIGWFGPVRDPRHSQQLHVLGLGLVVLLLVKGYYLWTDVSQALYQHSSHGAEAINLVLFGPYGWAFWLLQIGLGMLLPLIVLTTPIRNNGFAAGLMGVCVLLGLAVARANIIFPALTLPELRGLGEAFHGPHLSFTYSPSLMEWAVTAGIVGAATIGFVIGADRLPLFSRPVESAGTAD, encoded by the coding sequence ATGCTAAAACGACTCCTCTATGTAGCCGGCTTTCTTGGCCTGCTCATTGGCATGTGGGGATTGTACGACCGGTTTGTCTACGGGCATATGAACGCCAACTACGGCTCGTATGTGGTATGGGGGCTGTGGGTAGCACTCTATATGTTTTTTGCCGGCATTGCCACCGGCGGCTTTATGCTGGCAACCCTCGATCTGTTGTTTGAACTGCCATTGTTCCGTGGTAGTGGCCGGATCGCCCTGTGGGGATCATTGGTCACGCTACCGGCCGGCCTGGCTGCTATCGGTCTCGATCTTGGTCATATGACGCGGATTTGGAAAGTCTACCTCCAGCCCAACTTTGGGTCAGTGATGGCGCAACTGGTTTGGGGGTATACCATCTTTCTCATCATTGTCATCGTCAGCCTCTGGCTCAGCTTCCGCCCCCAACCCTCACGCTGGCTGAAGCCGATCATGATCGTTGGTCTCGTGTTAGCAATTTTTCTCAGCGGTGGTATCGGAGCACTGCTTGGTGTCAACCAGAACCGGGTAAGCTGGCACGTCAGCAACTTGCCGGCCCAATTTCCTGTCTTTAACCTCACCTCTGGCGTTGCCCTGATGCTGATCGCCATCGGCTGGTTTGGCCCGGTACGCGATCCGCGCCATTCGCAACAGTTGCATGTCTTGGGGTTAGGGCTGGTGGTACTGCTGCTGGTTAAAGGGTACTATCTGTGGACGGACGTCTCGCAGGCGCTTTACCAGCATAGCAGTCACGGTGCCGAGGCAATCAATCTGGTGCTGTTTGGCCCCTATGGTTGGGCCTTCTGGTTGCTGCAAATTGGTCTTGGTATGCTATTGCCATTGATCGTTCTTACGACACCGATAAGGAACAACGGCTTTGCTGCCGGACTGATGGGTGTCTGTGTCTTGCTCGGCTTGGCCGTCGCCCGCGCCAATATTATTTTCCCAGCACTTACCTTGCCCGAACTACGAGGTCTAGGTGAAGCCTTCCACGGCCCACACCTGAGCTTTACCTACAGCCCAAGCCTGATGGAATGGGCAGTGACCGCTGGCATTGTCGGCGCCGCTACTATTGGCTTCGTTATAGGTGCCGATCGCTTACCGCTCTTTAGCCGTCCGGTCGAATCTGCCGGCACAGCCGATTAG
- a CDS encoding 4Fe-4S dicluster domain-containing protein — protein sequence MSRQPTIPLTPVSRRGLLGALVAGAGALAAASVQASLPAATGKSNESIDILTPEEALAAYEAEIARLRAANLSGTPVDLLERMRTDLLRALTKPVSERRWVMVIDLRACVGCHGCTIACVAENKLPPGVVYRPVLEEEIGRYPNVSRRFVPRPCMQCDNPPCTSVCPVSATYTNEHGVVAVDYEQCIGCRACIAACPYGARTFDFGYTYTANTTTHGVMFGAEQAVSYEQVSTFEYGKSHARRDTHDSPVGNVRKCHFCMHRVLNGELPACVTTCIGRATFFGDANDPESLVSELIAKPNVMRLKEELGTEPRVYYLQ from the coding sequence ATGTCTCGACAACCCACCATTCCGCTCACCCCGGTCAGTCGGCGTGGCTTGCTTGGCGCGCTGGTGGCCGGCGCCGGCGCTCTTGCGGCGGCTTCGGTGCAAGCGAGCTTACCAGCCGCGACCGGGAAATCGAACGAATCGATCGACATTTTAACCCCCGAAGAGGCATTGGCGGCGTATGAAGCCGAAATTGCCCGCTTACGGGCTGCGAACCTCAGCGGGACGCCGGTCGATCTCCTTGAACGGATGCGCACCGATCTGTTGCGCGCCTTAACCAAGCCGGTCAGCGAACGACGCTGGGTGATGGTGATTGACCTGCGCGCCTGCGTTGGCTGTCACGGCTGCACGATTGCCTGCGTCGCTGAAAACAAACTGCCGCCCGGCGTGGTCTATCGTCCGGTGTTAGAAGAAGAGATTGGACGGTATCCTAATGTAAGCCGCCGTTTTGTCCCTCGACCATGCATGCAGTGTGATAATCCACCCTGCACGAGCGTTTGCCCTGTTTCGGCCACATACACCAACGAGCATGGCGTCGTTGCGGTTGATTATGAGCAGTGCATCGGCTGTCGCGCCTGCATCGCCGCTTGCCCCTACGGTGCTCGTACCTTCGACTTTGGCTATACCTACACTGCCAATACAACCACCCACGGCGTGATGTTTGGGGCAGAGCAAGCAGTGAGCTATGAGCAAGTGAGCACGTTTGAGTACGGGAAATCGCACGCTCGTCGCGACACCCATGACTCGCCGGTTGGCAATGTGCGCAAATGCCACTTCTGCATGCATCGCGTGCTGAATGGCGAATTGCCGGCCTGTGTGACGACATGCATTGGACGGGCAACCTTCTTTGGCGACGCGAACGATCCCGAAAGCCTTGTTAGCGAATTGATCGCGAAACCGAATGTGATGCGATTGAAAGAAGAACTTGGTACTGAGCCGCGTGTGTATTATTTGCAGTGA